A portion of the Punica granatum isolate Tunisia-2019 chromosome 7, ASM765513v2, whole genome shotgun sequence genome contains these proteins:
- the LOC116215043 gene encoding protein Abitram isoform X3, giving the protein MNDGTLGDSGVDETRVQSIEGPELREAVTLDEREEVGDGDDELRKLLVPDVSTLPITPPSSVEFNFDVYFAPGLAPTHLAFKGEGGITAVDFNVGKFDRSQKKVTGKRKRRSLFNFQNAQHFESNTALCKVSTNKDSYIVRCCVKGSLLEVNDKLIKQPALLNSSADREGYIAIIMPKAQDWVKIKGSLLSLEEYKRLREPNRTTETI; this is encoded by the exons ATGAATGATGGAACTCTCGGGGACTCGGGGGTTGACGAGACGCGGGTTCAGAGCATCGAAGGGCCGGAGCTTCGAGAAGCGGTGACGTTGGATGAACGCGAGGAGGTCGGGGATGGTGACGATGAGCTGCGGAAGCTACTGGTTCCTGATGTGAGCACTCTCCCCATCACTCCGCCCTCCTCCGTCGAATTCAATTTCGACGTCTACTTCGCTCCAG GTTTGGCTCCGACGCATCTGGCTTTTAAGGGTGAAGGTGGTATCACAGCCGTTGATTTCAATGTCGGCAAGTTTGATAGGAGCCAAAAGAAGGTCACAGGGAAGCGCAAGAGG AGATCTCTTTTTAACTTTCAGAACGCGCAGCACTTTGAGTCTAATACAGCTTTGTGCAAAGTTAGCACCAATAAAGATTCTTATATAGTGAG GTGTTGTGTAAAAGGCTCTTTGTTGGAAGTGAATGATAAGCTAATAAAACAACCAGCACTGCTCAATTCATCA GCTGATCGAGAAGGATACATCGCAATAATTATGCCAAAAGCCCAGGATTGGGTTAAGATCAAAGGTTCATTGCTGAGCCTCGAAGAGTACAAGAGACTGAGAGAGCCGAACAGAACGACAGAAACCATTTAA
- the LOC116215043 gene encoding protein Abitram isoform X1 gives MNDGTLGDSGVDETRVQSIEGPELREAVTLDEREEVGDGDDELRKLLVPDVSTLPITPPSSVEFNFDVYFAPDFIKPGHDQYVYRHPNGLCVIGLAPTHLAFKGEGGITAVDFNVGKFDRSQKKVTGKRKRRSLFNFQNAQHFESNTALCKVSTNKDSYIVRCCVKGSLLEVNDKLIKQPALLNSSADREGYIAIIMPKAQDWVKIKGSLLSLEEYKRLREPNRTTETI, from the exons ATGAATGATGGAACTCTCGGGGACTCGGGGGTTGACGAGACGCGGGTTCAGAGCATCGAAGGGCCGGAGCTTCGAGAAGCGGTGACGTTGGATGAACGCGAGGAGGTCGGGGATGGTGACGATGAGCTGCGGAAGCTACTGGTTCCTGATGTGAGCACTCTCCCCATCACTCCGCCCTCCTCCGTCGAATTCAATTTCGACGTCTACTTCGCTCCAG ATTTTATTAAGCCGGGGCATGATCAGTATGTGTACCGCCATCCGAACGG CTTGTGCGTAATAGGTTTGGCTCCGACGCATCTGGCTTTTAAGGGTGAAGGTGGTATCACAGCCGTTGATTTCAATGTCGGCAAGTTTGATAGGAGCCAAAAGAAGGTCACAGGGAAGCGCAAGAGG AGATCTCTTTTTAACTTTCAGAACGCGCAGCACTTTGAGTCTAATACAGCTTTGTGCAAAGTTAGCACCAATAAAGATTCTTATATAGTGAG GTGTTGTGTAAAAGGCTCTTTGTTGGAAGTGAATGATAAGCTAATAAAACAACCAGCACTGCTCAATTCATCA GCTGATCGAGAAGGATACATCGCAATAATTATGCCAAAAGCCCAGGATTGGGTTAAGATCAAAGGTTCATTGCTGAGCCTCGAAGAGTACAAGAGACTGAGAGAGCCGAACAGAACGACAGAAACCATTTAA
- the LOC116215043 gene encoding protein Abitram isoform X4 yields the protein MNDGTLGDSGVDETRVQSIEGPELREAVTLDEREEVGDGDDELRKLLVPDVSTLPITPPSSVEFNFDVYFAPGLAPTHLAFKGEGGITAVDFNVGKFDRSQKKVTGKRKRNAQHFESNTALCKVSTNKDSYIVRCCVKGSLLEVNDKLIKQPALLNSSADREGYIAIIMPKAQDWVKIKGSLLSLEEYKRLREPNRTTETI from the exons ATGAATGATGGAACTCTCGGGGACTCGGGGGTTGACGAGACGCGGGTTCAGAGCATCGAAGGGCCGGAGCTTCGAGAAGCGGTGACGTTGGATGAACGCGAGGAGGTCGGGGATGGTGACGATGAGCTGCGGAAGCTACTGGTTCCTGATGTGAGCACTCTCCCCATCACTCCGCCCTCCTCCGTCGAATTCAATTTCGACGTCTACTTCGCTCCAG GTTTGGCTCCGACGCATCTGGCTTTTAAGGGTGAAGGTGGTATCACAGCCGTTGATTTCAATGTCGGCAAGTTTGATAGGAGCCAAAAGAAGGTCACAGGGAAGCGCAAGAGG AACGCGCAGCACTTTGAGTCTAATACAGCTTTGTGCAAAGTTAGCACCAATAAAGATTCTTATATAGTGAG GTGTTGTGTAAAAGGCTCTTTGTTGGAAGTGAATGATAAGCTAATAAAACAACCAGCACTGCTCAATTCATCA GCTGATCGAGAAGGATACATCGCAATAATTATGCCAAAAGCCCAGGATTGGGTTAAGATCAAAGGTTCATTGCTGAGCCTCGAAGAGTACAAGAGACTGAGAGAGCCGAACAGAACGACAGAAACCATTTAA
- the LOC116215043 gene encoding protein Abitram isoform X2 — protein MNDGTLGDSGVDETRVQSIEGPELREAVTLDEREEVGDGDDELRKLLVPDVSTLPITPPSSVEFNFDVYFAPDFIKPGHDQYVYRHPNGLCVIGLAPTHLAFKGEGGITAVDFNVGKFDRSQKKVTGKRKRNAQHFESNTALCKVSTNKDSYIVRCCVKGSLLEVNDKLIKQPALLNSSADREGYIAIIMPKAQDWVKIKGSLLSLEEYKRLREPNRTTETI, from the exons ATGAATGATGGAACTCTCGGGGACTCGGGGGTTGACGAGACGCGGGTTCAGAGCATCGAAGGGCCGGAGCTTCGAGAAGCGGTGACGTTGGATGAACGCGAGGAGGTCGGGGATGGTGACGATGAGCTGCGGAAGCTACTGGTTCCTGATGTGAGCACTCTCCCCATCACTCCGCCCTCCTCCGTCGAATTCAATTTCGACGTCTACTTCGCTCCAG ATTTTATTAAGCCGGGGCATGATCAGTATGTGTACCGCCATCCGAACGG CTTGTGCGTAATAGGTTTGGCTCCGACGCATCTGGCTTTTAAGGGTGAAGGTGGTATCACAGCCGTTGATTTCAATGTCGGCAAGTTTGATAGGAGCCAAAAGAAGGTCACAGGGAAGCGCAAGAGG AACGCGCAGCACTTTGAGTCTAATACAGCTTTGTGCAAAGTTAGCACCAATAAAGATTCTTATATAGTGAG GTGTTGTGTAAAAGGCTCTTTGTTGGAAGTGAATGATAAGCTAATAAAACAACCAGCACTGCTCAATTCATCA GCTGATCGAGAAGGATACATCGCAATAATTATGCCAAAAGCCCAGGATTGGGTTAAGATCAAAGGTTCATTGCTGAGCCTCGAAGAGTACAAGAGACTGAGAGAGCCGAACAGAACGACAGAAACCATTTAA
- the LOC116215082 gene encoding UPF0496 protein At1g20180-like: protein MALSRSSSVQQEYKAALRTNSYVKLWSKVQSQLMRSTSFGLLTSVSSRNLFIAHLSETLLEPGRETLAGMIKNLRLHHLVMEYLGASSGACDICELLLVGVHQTQVNYGRIRKVIRLTQRAYDCSSNYTNHQCEIISRELGAFSSLRNPLLVVSRLQFHDINESYTILLHELVEKRERIKRKARLARLCERPGSCCLVASCRVMGMASFVHAAHGALVAVSAPGLIYRCFGLGLFPNNKEKTINDSPSTTFSFPNPKKSMAWVRWAALLGDCRMRLSTLESGPTWELRIRREIRFSRKS from the coding sequence ATGGCTCTAAGCAGGTCGTCGAGCGTTCAACAAGAGTACAAGGCAGCCCTCAGAACAAACTCGTATGTGAAACTTTGGAGTAAAGTCCAGTCCCAGCTAATGAGATCGACAAGCTTCGGTCTCCTCACCTCAGTGTCCTCGAGAAATCTATTCATAGCCCATCTCTCCGAGACCCTGCTTGAGCCAGGCAGAGAAACCCTGGCAGGCATGATCAAGAACCTGCGTCTCCATCACCTCGTCATGGAATACTTAGGGGCGAGCTCGGGAGCATGTGACATCTGTGAGCTTCTCCTTGTCGGGGTCCACCAGACTCAAGTGAACTACGGGCGGATTAGGAAGGTCATCAGGTTGACTCAGAGGGCCTATGACTGCTCTAGCAATTATACCAACCACCAGTGCGAAATCATCTCCCGAGAACTTGGAGCATTCTCATCTCTCAGGAATCCATTATTAGTTGTCAGCCGATTGCAGTTCCATGACATTAATGAAAGCTACACAATCCTCCTCCATGAGCTCGTCGAGAAACGCGAGAGGATTAAGAGGAAAGCAAGGCTGGCTAGATTGTGCGAGCGACCTGGAAGTTGCTGCCTTGTTGCCTCATGCAGGGTAATGGGGATGGCTTCTTTTGTGCATGCGGCCCATGGGGCACTTGTGGCAGTGTCTGCCCCAGGGCTAATATATCGGTGCTTCGGCTTAGGGCTCTTCCCTAATAATAAGGAGAAAACAATCAATGACAGCCCATCTACAACATTTTCATTCCCTAACCCTAAGAAATCGATGGCATGGGTACGATGGGCAGCCTTGTTGGGCGACTGCAGGATGAGGTTGAGCACACTCGAGAGTGGGCCGACATGGGAGCTAAGAATTCGAAGAGAGATAAGATTCTCAAGGAAGTCGTGA
- the LOC116213164 gene encoding UPF0496 protein At1g20180-like isoform X1, with translation MKLGWRHKLKPPSLGHIFLPVAKSTNAKWIYGYGRGSSPRERGNSMAHNRPSSVSQEYKAALRTDSYVELWNKVQSQLMRSTSIGLLTSVSSRNLFIDHFSNTLLEPGRETLAGMIKNLRLHHLLVEYFEASSEACDVCQLLLIGVYQTRVNYKRIRKVIKLTRRANDCSSNYTDCQCKVISRELGAFSSLRNPLSVVSPVQFHDMNESSTILLHELIEKRERIKRKAKLARFCEQTGSCCLVVSCGVMAIASFVLAAHGVLLAVAVPGLISSCFGLGLFPTNKKKAINDSPLSTFSTKWNKNKSHKNKRLRVQLDVAAKGLYVLLNDMGTMGSLLGRLQDEIEHTLEWADMGAKNSKSDKILREVIRELDLNCLCFMERLEELEEHIYLCLLTINKSRRSLLQEIMMSSPRQEDGK, from the exons ATGAAGCTTGGCTGGCGCCACAAGCTCAAGCCTCCATCTCTGGGGCACA TATTCTTGCCTGTAGCTAAAAGCACTAACGCTAAATGGATCTATGGATATG GACGAGGATCTTCCCCAAGGGAACGTGGGAATAGCATGGCTCATAACCGGCCATCAAGCGTTAGCCAAGAGTACAAGGCAGCCCTCAGAACAGATTCGTACGTGGAACTCTGGAATAAAGTCCAGTCCCAGCTCATGAGATCGACGAGCATCGGTCTCCTCACCTCGGTGTCCTCAAGAAACCTCTTCATAGACCACTTCTCCAATACCCTGCTTGAGCCAGGCAGAGAAACTTTGGCAGGCATGATCAAGAACCTGCGCCTCCATCACCTCCTTGTGGAGTACTTCGAGGCGAGCTCCGAAGCGTGTGACGTTTGTCAGCTCCTTCTCATCGGGGTTTACCAGACTAGAGTGAACTACAAGCGGATTAGGAAGGTCATCAAGCTGACTCGCAGGGCCAACGACTGCTCAAGTAATTATACCGACTGTCAGTGCAAAGTCATCTCCCGAGAACTTGGAGCATTCTCATCGCTAAGGAATCCATTATCAGTTGTCAGCCCAGTGCAGTTCCATGATATGAATGAAAGCTCCACAATCCTCCTCCATGAGCTCATTGAGAAGCGTGAGAGGATCAAGAGGAAAGCGAAGCTGGCTAGATTCTGTGAGCAAACCGGAAGTTGCTGCCTGGTTGTCTCGTGCGGGGTAATGGCAATCGCATCATTCGTGCTTGCGGCCCACGGTGTGCTTCTGGCAGTGGCTGTCCCAGGGCTAATATCTTCGTGCTTCGGCTTAGGGCTCTTCCCtactaataaaaagaaagcGATCAATGACAGCCCACTGTCAACATTTTCAACGAAATGGAATAAGAATAAGAGCCACAAAAACAAGAGGCTGAGAGTACAGCTCGATGTGGCAGCGAAAGGGCTTTACGTACTGCTCAACGACATGGGCACAATGGGCAGCCTCCTGGGGAGGCTGCAAGATGAGATCGAGCACACCCTAGAGTGGGCTGACATGGGAGCTAAGAATTCAAAGAGCGATAAGATTCTCAGGGAAGTCATCAGGGAACTCGACTTGAACTGTCTATGCTTCATGGAGCGGCTAGAGGAGCTCGAGGAACACATCTACCTGTGCCTCCTCACCATTAACAAATCCAGAAGGTCTCTCCTTCAAGAGATAATGATGTCCTCTCCAAGGCAAGAGGATGGCAAATGA
- the LOC116213164 gene encoding UPF0496 protein At1g20180-like isoform X2, which produces MKLGWRHKLKPPSLGHRRGSSPRERGNSMAHNRPSSVSQEYKAALRTDSYVELWNKVQSQLMRSTSIGLLTSVSSRNLFIDHFSNTLLEPGRETLAGMIKNLRLHHLLVEYFEASSEACDVCQLLLIGVYQTRVNYKRIRKVIKLTRRANDCSSNYTDCQCKVISRELGAFSSLRNPLSVVSPVQFHDMNESSTILLHELIEKRERIKRKAKLARFCEQTGSCCLVVSCGVMAIASFVLAAHGVLLAVAVPGLISSCFGLGLFPTNKKKAINDSPLSTFSTKWNKNKSHKNKRLRVQLDVAAKGLYVLLNDMGTMGSLLGRLQDEIEHTLEWADMGAKNSKSDKILREVIRELDLNCLCFMERLEELEEHIYLCLLTINKSRRSLLQEIMMSSPRQEDGK; this is translated from the exons ATGAAGCTTGGCTGGCGCCACAAGCTCAAGCCTCCATCTCTGGGGCACA GACGAGGATCTTCCCCAAGGGAACGTGGGAATAGCATGGCTCATAACCGGCCATCAAGCGTTAGCCAAGAGTACAAGGCAGCCCTCAGAACAGATTCGTACGTGGAACTCTGGAATAAAGTCCAGTCCCAGCTCATGAGATCGACGAGCATCGGTCTCCTCACCTCGGTGTCCTCAAGAAACCTCTTCATAGACCACTTCTCCAATACCCTGCTTGAGCCAGGCAGAGAAACTTTGGCAGGCATGATCAAGAACCTGCGCCTCCATCACCTCCTTGTGGAGTACTTCGAGGCGAGCTCCGAAGCGTGTGACGTTTGTCAGCTCCTTCTCATCGGGGTTTACCAGACTAGAGTGAACTACAAGCGGATTAGGAAGGTCATCAAGCTGACTCGCAGGGCCAACGACTGCTCAAGTAATTATACCGACTGTCAGTGCAAAGTCATCTCCCGAGAACTTGGAGCATTCTCATCGCTAAGGAATCCATTATCAGTTGTCAGCCCAGTGCAGTTCCATGATATGAATGAAAGCTCCACAATCCTCCTCCATGAGCTCATTGAGAAGCGTGAGAGGATCAAGAGGAAAGCGAAGCTGGCTAGATTCTGTGAGCAAACCGGAAGTTGCTGCCTGGTTGTCTCGTGCGGGGTAATGGCAATCGCATCATTCGTGCTTGCGGCCCACGGTGTGCTTCTGGCAGTGGCTGTCCCAGGGCTAATATCTTCGTGCTTCGGCTTAGGGCTCTTCCCtactaataaaaagaaagcGATCAATGACAGCCCACTGTCAACATTTTCAACGAAATGGAATAAGAATAAGAGCCACAAAAACAAGAGGCTGAGAGTACAGCTCGATGTGGCAGCGAAAGGGCTTTACGTACTGCTCAACGACATGGGCACAATGGGCAGCCTCCTGGGGAGGCTGCAAGATGAGATCGAGCACACCCTAGAGTGGGCTGACATGGGAGCTAAGAATTCAAAGAGCGATAAGATTCTCAGGGAAGTCATCAGGGAACTCGACTTGAACTGTCTATGCTTCATGGAGCGGCTAGAGGAGCTCGAGGAACACATCTACCTGTGCCTCCTCACCATTAACAAATCCAGAAGGTCTCTCCTTCAAGAGATAATGATGTCCTCTCCAAGGCAAGAGGATGGCAAATGA
- the LOC116213164 gene encoding UPF0496 protein At1g20180-like isoform X3, with the protein MAHNRPSSVSQEYKAALRTDSYVELWNKVQSQLMRSTSIGLLTSVSSRNLFIDHFSNTLLEPGRETLAGMIKNLRLHHLLVEYFEASSEACDVCQLLLIGVYQTRVNYKRIRKVIKLTRRANDCSSNYTDCQCKVISRELGAFSSLRNPLSVVSPVQFHDMNESSTILLHELIEKRERIKRKAKLARFCEQTGSCCLVVSCGVMAIASFVLAAHGVLLAVAVPGLISSCFGLGLFPTNKKKAINDSPLSTFSTKWNKNKSHKNKRLRVQLDVAAKGLYVLLNDMGTMGSLLGRLQDEIEHTLEWADMGAKNSKSDKILREVIRELDLNCLCFMERLEELEEHIYLCLLTINKSRRSLLQEIMMSSPRQEDGK; encoded by the coding sequence ATGGCTCATAACCGGCCATCAAGCGTTAGCCAAGAGTACAAGGCAGCCCTCAGAACAGATTCGTACGTGGAACTCTGGAATAAAGTCCAGTCCCAGCTCATGAGATCGACGAGCATCGGTCTCCTCACCTCGGTGTCCTCAAGAAACCTCTTCATAGACCACTTCTCCAATACCCTGCTTGAGCCAGGCAGAGAAACTTTGGCAGGCATGATCAAGAACCTGCGCCTCCATCACCTCCTTGTGGAGTACTTCGAGGCGAGCTCCGAAGCGTGTGACGTTTGTCAGCTCCTTCTCATCGGGGTTTACCAGACTAGAGTGAACTACAAGCGGATTAGGAAGGTCATCAAGCTGACTCGCAGGGCCAACGACTGCTCAAGTAATTATACCGACTGTCAGTGCAAAGTCATCTCCCGAGAACTTGGAGCATTCTCATCGCTAAGGAATCCATTATCAGTTGTCAGCCCAGTGCAGTTCCATGATATGAATGAAAGCTCCACAATCCTCCTCCATGAGCTCATTGAGAAGCGTGAGAGGATCAAGAGGAAAGCGAAGCTGGCTAGATTCTGTGAGCAAACCGGAAGTTGCTGCCTGGTTGTCTCGTGCGGGGTAATGGCAATCGCATCATTCGTGCTTGCGGCCCACGGTGTGCTTCTGGCAGTGGCTGTCCCAGGGCTAATATCTTCGTGCTTCGGCTTAGGGCTCTTCCCtactaataaaaagaaagcGATCAATGACAGCCCACTGTCAACATTTTCAACGAAATGGAATAAGAATAAGAGCCACAAAAACAAGAGGCTGAGAGTACAGCTCGATGTGGCAGCGAAAGGGCTTTACGTACTGCTCAACGACATGGGCACAATGGGCAGCCTCCTGGGGAGGCTGCAAGATGAGATCGAGCACACCCTAGAGTGGGCTGACATGGGAGCTAAGAATTCAAAGAGCGATAAGATTCTCAGGGAAGTCATCAGGGAACTCGACTTGAACTGTCTATGCTTCATGGAGCGGCTAGAGGAGCTCGAGGAACACATCTACCTGTGCCTCCTCACCATTAACAAATCCAGAAGGTCTCTCCTTCAAGAGATAATGATGTCCTCTCCAAGGCAAGAGGATGGCAAATGA
- the LOC116213198 gene encoding probable cinnamyl alcohol dehydrogenase 6: MAVNGELSDEGSSIRSQGRCQKHRQHPQFKQTVFCSSFRLFKTSGNKFAKSPPMAQETPNHTQRVAGWAAYDSSGKIDPFIFKRRENGVNDVTIKILYCGICHTDLHFAKNAWGITMYPCVPGHEITGVVVTVGSNVRKFSVGDRVGIGYLAASCLECEYCASSQENYCDQLQSTYNGVFWDGSITYGGYSKMIVADHRYVVRIPDSLPMDSAAPLLCAGITVFTPFKDNQLLDSPRKKIGIVGLGGLGHVAVKFGKAFGHHVTVISTSPSKEAEAKQRLGADEFIISTSADQMKAAKRSLDFILDTVSAKHSLGPVLELLKVNGTLSIVSAPDAPLDLPAFPLIFGKRTVKGSIIGGILETQEMMDLCGKHNITSDIETVTPDQINHAMDRLARNDVRYRFVIDIAGKTSKL, from the exons ATGGCGGTCAACGGTGAGTTAAGTGATGAAGGCAGCTCTATAAGAAGCCAAGGGCGATGCCAGAAGCACAGACAGCATCCTCAGTTCAAACAAACCGTCTTTTGTTCTTCTTTTCGGCTCTTTAAGACCTCAGGAAATAAGTTCGCCAAGTCTCCTCCAATGGCTCAAGAAACTCCTAACCATACACAGAGAGTTGCTGGCTGGGCAGCCTACGATTCCTCCGGCAAGATTGACCCCTTCATCTTCAAGCGCAG GGAAAATGGAGTGAACGATGTGACGATCAAGATACTGTACTGCGGGATATGCCACACCGATCTCCACTTCGCCAAGAACGCCTGGGGCATCACCATGTATCCTTGCGTACCCGG GCATGAGATCACGGGGGTGGTCGTGACGGTGGGAAGCAATGTGAGGAAATTTAGTGTGGGAGACAGAGTGGGAATCGGGTATTTGGCCGCATCGTGCCTAGAGTGCGAGTACTGTGCCAGCTCCCAGGAGAACTACTGCGACCAGCTGCAGTCCACCTATAACGGCGTCTTCTGGGACGGCAGTATCACTTATGGCGGCTACTCCAAGATGATCGTAGCTGATCATAG GTACGTGGTGCGGATACCCGATAGCCTGCCAATGGATTCAGCTGCCCCGCTGCTATGTGCCGGAATAACAGTGTTCACCCCATTCAAGGACAACCAACTTCTTGATTCTCCGCGGAAGAAGATCGGGATAGTCGGTCTAGGAGGTCTTGGCCACGTAGCAGTCAAATTTGGTAAGGCGTTTGGCCACCACGTCACAGTCATCAGCACCTCCCCGTCCAAAGAGGCTGAGGCAAAGCAGCGGCTCGGCGCAGATGAGTTCATCATCAGCACCAGCGCTGACCAGATGAAG GCAGCAAAGAGGAGCCTAGATTTCATACTGGATACTGTCTCGGCAAAGCACTCACTTGGACCAGTCTTAGAACTGCTCAAAGTGAACGGCACTTTGTCAATCGTCAGTGCACCTGATGCGCCGCTCGACCTGCCCGCTTTCCCCCTCATTTTCG GCAAGAGAACAGTGAAAGGGAGCATTATAGGGGGCATACTTGAGACACAGGAGATGATGGATCTGTGCGGAAAGCACAACATCACTTCCGATATCGAGACGGTCACCCCTGACCAGATTAACCACGCCATGGACCGACTCGCCAGGAACGATGTCCGATATCGGTTCGTCATAGATATTGCGGGCAAGACATCTAAGCTTTAA